Proteins from one Patescibacteria group bacterium genomic window:
- a CDS encoding 6-phosphofructokinase, translating to MNNLKGKKLLVFTGGGLAPALNPTLYGVIREAQRQKMKILGGLYGWACLTEKGKSINLTAFNPKPLKDIGGTFLRSSRTNPMCESGGLEVVLDKLKQYKADYVIAIGGDDTLGAANQLFKKSKVKIVGIPKTIDNDLQGTYWSPGFPSAAYHTANFCEEIKIDAAYTLSRVFIIEVLGCQSGWLAASGAYGSADVIIPPEKKVKLKKVLFLIEKKYKENGNFATVVLSEEAKFDKLKAFDQNQCDTFKVKRKNFIALGLMQKVKEELNISCKALFPGNFMQTGSPIKIDATTACSLGHYSVHMLKEDKFGRMARIERTKKPDAIQISDIPLNKAVDEEKVLDKTYFDFEKCQVKKKYLDYMEPILGRFKEKHQSYYKLMQRVVKY from the coding sequence ATGAATAATTTAAAAGGTAAAAAACTATTGGTTTTCACAGGCGGGGGGTTGGCTCCAGCTCTTAATCCTACTCTTTATGGAGTAATCCGGGAAGCTCAAAGGCAAAAAATGAAAATTCTGGGCGGACTTTATGGCTGGGCTTGTTTAACCGAGAAGGGTAAGTCCATAAATTTAACGGCCTTTAATCCTAAACCCCTTAAAGATATTGGCGGCACTTTTTTGCGCTCCAGCCGGACCAATCCCATGTGTGAAAGCGGGGGACTGGAAGTAGTCTTGGATAAATTAAAACAATATAAGGCTGACTATGTCATTGCTATCGGAGGAGATGATACCCTGGGTGCGGCTAATCAATTATTTAAAAAAAGCAAGGTTAAGATTGTTGGTATTCCCAAAACTATAGATAATGATTTACAAGGCACTTATTGGTCACCCGGATTTCCTAGTGCGGCTTACCATACAGCTAATTTTTGCGAAGAAATAAAAATTGACGCCGCTTATACTCTTTCCCGGGTTTTTATTATTGAAGTTTTAGGCTGTCAGTCAGGCTGGTTGGCTGCTTCCGGCGCTTATGGATCTGCTGACGTGATAATCCCGCCGGAAAAAAAGGTAAAACTAAAGAAAGTTCTGTTTTTAATAGAAAAAAAATATAAAGAGAATGGTAATTTTGCCACAGTAGTACTCTCTGAAGAAGCCAAGTTTGATAAATTAAAAGCCTTTGATCAAAATCAATGTGACACTTTTAAAGTAAAAAGAAAAAATTTTATCGCCTTAGGACTAATGCAAAAAGTAAAAGAAGAATTAAATATCAGCTGCAAAGCTCTTTTTCCGGGTAATTTTATGCAAACTGGCTCGCCCATTAAAATTGATGCCACCACCGCTTGTTCTTTAGGTCATTACTCGGTTCATATGTTAAAAGAGGATAAATTTGGGCGGATGGCCCGGATTGAAAGGACCAAAAAGCCTGACGCTATACAAATATCTGACATTCCATTGAATAAAGCTGTTGATGAGGAAAAAGTTTTAGATAAAACATATTTTGATTTTGAGAAATGCCAGGTTAAAAAGAAATATCTTGATTATATGGAGCCAATTCTGGGTCGATTTAAAGAAAAACACCAGTCTTATTATAAACTGATGCAAAGAGTAGTTAAATATTAG
- a CDS encoding PfkB family carbohydrate kinase, which produces MKTAREFLGIPDNQSYEVLLAPSVCIEETKQGPISGKFSKIPVTLKRRVSGTSLNIALALTRVFEKSVKLLGCVSDNAYEPHNAYLQTHVSNLGLDFHPLPVYNDTSVATLIIDTGPEKSEDNLMLSTKGKLIKPEIAAKEIRKQIQLCRPDIIMATGVTDNDYPMVKVLFEKEESFRILNPRPELLRQISLDKIKGIDLLIINHEELSGCLGQEIKANEIKPKDVLPCHNLGIPFIIVTLNHHGMIFSGSELNFFRPAINLGQAISSTGTGDAFTSAFIAAVLEGLDLETCLLWARVFAGLKVIRTGGSNIPTAKEFRVALEKI; this is translated from the coding sequence ATGAAGACGGCACGTGAATTTCTGGGTATTCCAGATAACCAAAGTTACGAAGTTCTATTGGCTCCCTCAGTTTGTATCGAAGAAACCAAGCAAGGTCCGATCAGTGGCAAATTTTCCAAAATCCCGGTCACTCTTAAAAGAAGGGTTTCCGGCACTTCCCTTAACATTGCCCTGGCTTTAACCCGGGTCTTTGAAAAAAGTGTTAAGCTTTTAGGCTGTGTCTCAGACAATGCCTATGAGCCACATAATGCTTATCTGCAAACACATGTTTCAAATCTGGGCCTTGACTTTCATCCTTTACCGGTTTACAACGACACATCTGTGGCTACTCTAATTATTGATACCGGTCCGGAAAAAAGTGAAGATAATCTAATGCTCTCCACTAAAGGGAAATTAATTAAACCAGAAATAGCTGCTAAAGAAATTAGAAAGCAGATTCAACTTTGCCGGCCTGATATTATTATGGCTACCGGAGTCACGGATAATGACTATCCGATGGTCAAGGTTCTTTTTGAAAAAGAAGAATCATTCCGTATTCTCAATCCCCGTCCTGAGCTGCTTAGACAAATCTCTCTTGATAAAATTAAAGGCATTGACCTTTTAATTATCAATCACGAGGAGCTTTCCGGCTGTTTAGGCCAGGAAATAAAAGCCAATGAAATTAAGCCAAAAGATGTCCTACCCTGTCATAACTTAGGCATTCCCTTCATTATTGTTACTTTAAACCACCACGGCATGATTTTTTCCGGTTCTGAATTAAACTTTTTCAGACCAGCTATTAATCTGGGTCAAGCTATCAGCTCTACCGGTACTGGTGACGCTTTTACCAGCGCGTTTATCGCTGCTGTGCTTGAAGGACTGGACCTGGAAACATGTCTTTTATGGGCCCGAGTTTTTGCCGGCCTAAAAGTGATTCGTACTGGCGGCTCTAATATTCCAACCGCTAAAGAATTCCGAGTCGCTCTTGAAAAAATTTAA
- a CDS encoding sugar phosphate nucleotidyltransferase — protein MKTFQIVLLAAGKGKRMKSKNTPKVLFPLKDKPLIKYILREIKKSGICQKPVIIVGYKSQMVKKVLGKNYTYVLQKKQLGTGHAVNCARNFLENKAKNILILYGDKPCIKADSILKIINRHIKNNNILTMATIKIPDYKNWRVDFKSFGRVIRNNKGEIEKIVEKKEATPQELKIKEVSPSIFCFKANWLWDNIPKIKLSPQNEYYLTDLIQIIKKQKNKIDYVNIDPIEGLGINSQKQLKIVSQFI, from the coding sequence ATGAAAACTTTCCAAATTGTTCTTCTAGCCGCTGGAAAAGGTAAAAGAATGAAAAGCAAAAATACACCAAAAGTCCTTTTCCCCTTAAAAGATAAGCCCCTTATAAAATATATACTTAGAGAAATAAAAAAATCAGGAATATGTCAAAAACCGGTTATTATTGTTGGTTATAAAAGTCAAATGGTAAAAAAAGTCCTGGGCAAAAATTACACTTACGTTTTACAAAAAAAACAACTGGGCACTGGGCACGCTGTCAACTGTGCTAGAAATTTTTTAGAAAATAAAGCAAAGAACATTCTTATACTCTACGGCGATAAACCTTGCATAAAAGCTGATAGTATATTAAAAATTATAAATCGCCATATAAAAAATAATAATATTCTGACCATGGCTACGATTAAAATCCCCGATTATAAAAATTGGCGTGTTGATTTTAAAAGTTTTGGGCGTGTAATTCGTAATAATAAGGGAGAAATTGAGAAAATTGTCGAAAAAAAAGAAGCCACTCCGCAAGAACTTAAAATAAAAGAGGTGTCACCTAGTATTTTCTGTTTTAAGGCTAACTGGCTTTGGGATAATATCCCAAAAATTAAGTTAAGCCCTCAAAATGAATATTATCTGACTGATTTAATTCAGATTATTAAAAAACAAAAAAATAAAATAGATTATGTTAATATTGATCCGATAGAAGGTCTGGGTATTAACAGTCAAAAACAACTAAAAATAGTTTCTCAATTTATTTAA
- a CDS encoding glycosyltransferase family 2 protein, giving the protein MMFSKTAVMFTAFNDGETIGDLIKKVIEITKEKSDIWVINDGSKDNTSKIAKKLDCCLVDLPENQGVGSAYKAGFSEIIKKGEKYKYVIKIDADGQHQPKFIPKIIRNLENGFQLVVCSRFHERSCQNSTPKDRSFLNWLYARELSQIIGSRVTDARSGFFGITLPVLKKITPKLITPGYGIPMEVLLRTWQFIKEVKKWPNSWREEIIHPAIYDYAIHKNTRRHKMYQSEEWHHKIERFLTAYTALVTVLYDMGFNTHEITQRISKQLAEHTEYLIG; this is encoded by the coding sequence ATGATGTTTTCAAAAACAGCAGTAATGTTTACGGCCTTTAACGATGGCGAAACTATTGGTGATTTGATTAAAAAAGTGATAGAAATTACCAAAGAGAAATCTGACATTTGGGTGATTAATGACGGGTCGAAAGATAACACTTCAAAAATAGCTAAAAAACTAGACTGCTGTTTAGTGGATCTTCCTGAAAATCAGGGAGTCGGGTCAGCTTATAAGGCTGGTTTTTCTGAAATTATTAAGAAAGGAGAAAAGTATAAATACGTTATTAAAATTGATGCTGATGGTCAGCATCAACCGAAATTTATACCAAAAATCATTAGAAATCTAGAAAATGGATTTCAGCTGGTGGTTTGCTCCCGCTTTCATGAGCGTTCCTGCCAAAACAGCACTCCTAAAGACAGAAGTTTTTTAAACTGGCTTTACGCCCGTGAATTAAGCCAGATAATAGGAAGCCGTGTAACAGACGCCCGTTCCGGATTTTTCGGTATTACTCTACCGGTTCTTAAAAAAATTACTCCTAAACTGATCACACCCGGATACGGTATTCCTATGGAAGTTTTACTTCGCACCTGGCAGTTTATAAAGGAGGTAAAAAAGTGGCCAAATTCTTGGCGAGAAGAGATAATTCACCCGGCTATCTATGATTATGCTATTCATAAGAATACCCGTCGCCATAAGATGTACCAAAGCGAAGAATGGCATCATAAAATTGAAAGATTTTTAACCGCTTATACCGCCCTGGTAACAGTACTTTATGATATGGGTTTTAACACCCATGAAATTACCCAAAGGATCTCAAAACAACTGGCTGAACACACCGAATACCTTATTGGGTAA
- a CDS encoding endonuclease Q family protein → MKEFITDLHFHSKYSRAVSPKMDLEHFYQWGLKKGLNLLGTSDFTHPQWFSELKKKLVRQKNGFYRLKNTDQEIYFVPSAEISCIYKKNGQGRRIHILIIAPDLETVKKINVQLGWIGNLKSDGRPILGCEAKEMAKIALKASKKCLVIPAHIWTPWFSLFGSRSGFDRLEECFEEYSNKIYAIETGLSSDPPMNWRLKQLDKKAIVSFSDAHSPNNLGREATVFALKNPSYEKLFKAIKNNQIAYTIEFFPQEGKYHWDGHRKCQVRLSPQETKKNKGLCPKCGRKVTVGVMNRVDELADRKENYQALSRPPFKSLVPLKQIISQVLGIGPKTKGVADEYENLIKQGKNEFNVLLNLKIEKIEKISTSKIAQGIKRIREKKLNIKPGFDGQYGKVKVFADKKEASIGQESLF, encoded by the coding sequence ATGAAAGAATTTATTACTGACCTTCATTTTCACTCTAAATATTCCCGGGCTGTCTCGCCTAAGATGGACCTGGAGCATTTTTATCAGTGGGGTCTAAAAAAGGGCCTTAATCTATTAGGTACCAGTGATTTTACTCATCCACAATGGTTTTCTGAACTTAAGAAAAAATTAGTGAGGCAAAAAAACGGTTTTTATAGATTAAAAAATACTGACCAAGAAATATATTTTGTACCAAGCGCCGAAATCAGCTGTATTTATAAGAAGAACGGGCAGGGTCGGCGCATTCATATTCTTATCATCGCTCCGGATTTAGAAACAGTTAAAAAAATTAATGTTCAGTTGGGCTGGATTGGTAATTTAAAATCAGACGGCCGGCCAATCCTGGGCTGTGAAGCCAAAGAAATGGCTAAAATTGCCCTAAAAGCTTCAAAAAAATGCCTAGTCATCCCAGCCCATATTTGGACCCCCTGGTTCTCTTTATTCGGTTCTAGGTCCGGTTTTGACCGCTTAGAAGAATGCTTTGAAGAATATTCAAATAAAATCTATGCTATTGAAACCGGGCTTTCCTCGGACCCGCCCATGAATTGGCGGCTTAAACAACTGGATAAAAAGGCCATTGTTTCTTTTTCAGATGCTCACTCACCCAATAACTTGGGCCGGGAAGCTACTGTTTTTGCATTAAAAAATCCTTCTTACGAAAAATTATTTAAAGCCATTAAAAATAACCAAATTGCTTACACTATTGAATTTTTTCCTCAAGAAGGAAAATATCACTGGGACGGACACAGAAAATGTCAGGTTAGGCTTTCACCCCAAGAAACTAAAAAAAATAAAGGCCTCTGTCCAAAATGTGGCCGTAAAGTTACTGTCGGGGTTATGAACCGAGTAGATGAACTAGCTGATCGAAAGGAAAATTATCAGGCCTTAAGCCGTCCCCCTTTTAAATCTTTAGTGCCTTTAAAACAGATTATTAGTCAAGTTTTAGGTATTGGTCCAAAAACCAAGGGTGTGGCTGACGAATATGAAAATTTAATTAAGCAAGGAAAAAATGAATTTAATGTTTTATTGAATCTTAAAATTGAAAAAATAGAAAAAATCTCCACAAGTAAAATTGCTCAAGGCATAAAAAGAATAAGAGAAAAAAAATTAAATATTAAACCCGGCTTTGATGGCCAGTACGGCAAGGTTAAAGTTTTTGCCGATAAAAAAGAAGCCTCAATCGGCCAGGAAAGCTTATTTTAA
- a CDS encoding class I SAM-dependent methyltransferase, whose amino-acid sequence MIIVFEYIFLFSALLLIAAVLIFVSNLFYNTIRVKVPYIKTSRWAIKTTLKEINPKKEDKVVELGCGNARVIRAIKKKYPEIKARGYEVAWWPYLKAKQKIKKDNLNIDLIRKNFYNVDLSDSDIIFCFLISSVMPRLEKKLKKELKPGAIVISYIFTFPHWPAKKVIKNPKRSGASRINIYQKT is encoded by the coding sequence ATGATAATAGTTTTTGAATACATTTTTTTATTTTCTGCTTTATTACTAATAGCCGCCGTTCTGATTTTTGTTTCCAATCTTTTTTACAATACTATCAGAGTTAAAGTACCTTATATTAAAACATCCCGCTGGGCTATAAAAACAACTCTAAAAGAAATTAATCCTAAAAAAGAAGACAAGGTGGTTGAGTTGGGTTGTGGTAACGCCCGGGTGATCAGAGCCATTAAGAAAAAATATCCTGAAATTAAAGCCAGGGGTTATGAAGTAGCCTGGTGGCCCTATCTTAAAGCTAAACAAAAAATAAAAAAGGATAATTTAAATATTGACTTAATAAGAAAAAATTTTTATAATGTAGACCTTTCAGACTCTGACATAATATTTTGTTTTTTGATTAGTTCGGTAATGCCACGCTTGGAAAAAAAGCTAAAAAAAGAATTGAAGCCAGGAGCCATTGTTATTTCTTATATTTTCACTTTCCCTCACTGGCCAGCTAAAAAAGTGATTAAAAATCCCAAAAGATCCGGAGCCAGTAGAATAAATATTTATCAGAAAACATAA
- a CDS encoding NUDIX domain-containing protein, with the protein MPEYNLEVNKNDQIIGKRPRKDFYTGQYIHRASHLILFNSKNQILLQKRVKTKKWFPNLYTFSVAATVSEESYKDCLKREIPEEIGISIPIKFLFKYPFFDKTDKAFHAVFISKSDKKIKPDKREISEIIWLTPQKLKQDLKANPKKYTPPFRKGMEIFFTQYYKK; encoded by the coding sequence ATGCCTGAATATAATCTAGAAGTTAATAAAAATGACCAAATTATTGGCAAAAGACCAAGAAAAGATTTTTATACTGGTCAATATATTCACCGAGCTTCACATTTGATTCTTTTTAATTCTAAAAATCAAATTCTTCTGCAAAAAAGAGTCAAAACAAAAAAATGGTTTCCCAATCTTTATACTTTCTCGGTAGCCGCCACTGTTTCTGAGGAAAGCTATAAGGATTGTTTAAAAAGAGAAATTCCTGAAGAAATCGGGATTTCTATACCCATAAAATTTTTATTCAAATATCCTTTTTTTGATAAAACAGACAAGGCTTTTCACGCCGTTTTTATTAGCAAAAGTGATAAAAAAATTAAACCAGATAAAAGAGAAATTAGTGAAATTATTTGGCTTACGCCACAAAAGCTTAAACAAGACTTAAAAGCAAATCCTAAAAAGTACACGCCCCCTTTTAGAAAAGGTATGGAAATATTTTTTACTCAGTATTATAAAAAATAA
- the alr gene encoding alanine racemase: protein MKKIHTSKIYISKKKFINNYKFIKRVVGKNVRISSVVKGDAYGHGMKQIVPLAEEQGINHFAVFAAFEAKKLLKICRQSSQIMIMGMISNKQLPWAIKNGIEFFIFEFNRLQAACKMAKKMKKPAKIHIEVETGLNRTGFDFKDLDKLLKFLKKNKKHFNIIGLCTHYAGAESIINYYRIKKQIAKYNVIYKKFIKADIDIKYRHTACSAAAINYKQTRMDMVRVGIIQFGLWPSDETLINYLSKRKRKINPLQPILSWKTKILNTKVVKAGDFIGYGDTFMANKNMKIATMPVGYACGYSCSLSNRGNILINGKRANIIGKVNMNLSIVNITHIPEVKKGDEVVLIGQQDNDEIHLTSFRDIYNSLNYELLTRLPFAIPRIIID, encoded by the coding sequence ATGAAAAAAATACATACATCCAAAATTTATATTAGTAAAAAAAAGTTTATAAATAATTATAAATTTATAAAAAGGGTAGTTGGTAAAAATGTTCGTATTTCTTCAGTGGTTAAAGGCGATGCTTACGGACATGGCATGAAACAAATAGTACCTTTAGCTGAAGAACAAGGCATTAATCATTTTGCTGTTTTTGCTGCTTTTGAAGCTAAAAAATTATTAAAAATATGTCGCCAAAGTAGTCAGATAATGATTATGGGTATGATTAGTAATAAACAGTTGCCCTGGGCTATTAAAAATGGTATTGAATTTTTTATTTTTGAATTCAATCGTTTGCAAGCTGCTTGTAAAATGGCAAAAAAAATGAAAAAACCAGCTAAGATTCATATTGAAGTTGAAACTGGCTTAAATCGTACTGGCTTTGATTTTAAAGATTTAGATAAATTATTAAAATTTTTAAAGAAAAATAAAAAACACTTTAATATCATAGGACTTTGTACGCATTATGCTGGTGCTGAAAGCATTATTAATTATTATCGTATAAAGAAACAAATAGCTAAATATAATGTTATTTATAAAAAATTTATTAAAGCCGATATAGATATAAAGTATAGACATACCGCTTGTTCAGCTGCGGCTATTAATTATAAACAAACTAGAATGGATATGGTTAGAGTGGGTATTATTCAATTTGGTTTATGGCCTAGTGATGAAACTTTAATAAATTATTTAAGTAAGCGAAAAAGAAAAATAAATCCCTTGCAACCTATATTAAGTTGGAAAACTAAAATATTAAATACTAAAGTGGTTAAGGCGGGTGATTTTATTGGTTATGGCGATACTTTTATGGCTAATAAAAATATGAAAATAGCCACTATGCCAGTAGGTTATGCTTGTGGTTATAGTTGTTCTTTAAGTAATCGTGGTAATATATTAATCAATGGAAAACGAGCTAATATTATTGGTAAAGTAAATATGAATTTATCAATTGTTAATATTACTCATATTCCTGAGGTTAAAAAAGGCGATGAAGTGGTGTTAATTGGCCAACAGGACAATGATGAAATCCATTTAACTTCTTTTAGAGATATTTATAATAGTTTAAATTACGAATTATTAACTCGACTTCCTTTTGCTATTCCTAGAATAATTATAGATTAA
- a CDS encoding acyltransferase family protein, protein MRYSLIDLFRTIAIVLVFFFHISIEINPIWGRVFINFGNIYRFNTGDLGIAIFIIISGLCLTLRYKNKKIEYVKFITQRFLKIYPPFFIALIMGVIFYYILPDTLLQEGYYYFPQINTADIFCSLTGFCNFLGRIGGPFLGPSWFIGLIIVLYLLFPLLLKKFKTNPYASLFILFLISLIFRYLYNNFPPLIYKLQPFFPLDYLFEFGLGIYLGLVVKNNFWTYLNKYKKLSRILIRLGLLSFPLFLVHHPLLFIVNSLEKLNVSLFVSIPLYLLVSGVFSFLLFKMIKKIPRKI, encoded by the coding sequence ATGAGATATTCCCTTATAGATCTATTTCGAACAATCGCTATTGTCTTAGTTTTTTTCTTTCATATCTCTATAGAAATAAATCCAATCTGGGGTCGAGTATTTATTAATTTTGGTAATATCTATCGCTTTAATACAGGTGATCTAGGCATAGCTATATTTATTATTATCTCGGGTCTTTGCCTGACTTTAAGATATAAAAATAAAAAAATAGAATATGTAAAATTTATTACCCAGCGTTTTTTAAAAATATACCCTCCTTTCTTTATAGCCTTAATTATGGGCGTTATTTTTTATTATATTCTACCAGACACCCTACTTCAAGAAGGCTATTATTATTTTCCTCAAATAAATACAGCTGATATTTTTTGTAGTTTAACTGGTTTTTGTAATTTCTTAGGTAGAATCGGTGGTCCATTTTTGGGACCAAGCTGGTTTATTGGTCTAATTATTGTTTTATATCTCCTCTTCCCTTTACTTTTAAAAAAATTTAAAACTAATCCTTACGCTTCACTTTTTATTTTATTTTTAATTTCTTTAATTTTTCGTTATTTATATAATAACTTTCCCCCATTAATCTACAAACTTCAACCCTTTTTTCCTTTAGATTATTTATTTGAATTTGGTTTGGGTATTTATCTTGGTCTGGTAGTAAAAAATAATTTTTGGACCTATTTAAATAAATACAAAAAGCTATCCAGAATATTAATTAGATTAGGACTTTTGTCTTTTCCTTTATTTTTAGTTCACCATCCACTTTTATTTATTGTAAATTCTTTGGAAAAATTGAATGTCAGCTTATTTGTCTCTATTCCCTTATATTTATTAGTCTCAGGTGTTTTTAGTTTCTTGCTCTTTAAAATGATTAAAAAAATTCCAAGGAAAATTTAA
- a CDS encoding UTP--glucose-1-phosphate uridylyltransferase, which yields MPKITKAVIPAAGLGSRFLPVTKAIPKEMLPIVDKPTIQYVVEELASSGIKDIIIVTDSSKTAIEDHFDHLDYLEEKLAKQGKKDKAKQIKKIADLGNFIFIRQKGPYGNGTPALCAEPLVKNEPFIYIWGDEFIHANPPRVKQMLEVYKKYKCSVISAIKVAKKEVSRYGVAKVKHIEKNIHQINEIVEKPPLDKAPSRLATHGAYLLTPTIFKFLKKQKIGQGGELWLVDAINKLAQQEKVLACLIKKGRYYDIGNKLGYIKANIEFGLKHPEIKKDLKKYLKNIKSND from the coding sequence ATGCCAAAGATAACAAAAGCAGTCATACCAGCCGCTGGTTTAGGCAGTCGCTTTCTACCAGTAACTAAAGCCATACCCAAAGAAATGCTGCCTATTGTTGATAAACCTACTATTCAATACGTAGTTGAAGAATTAGCCTCTTCTGGTATTAAAGATATAATAATCGTCACTGACTCTTCTAAAACAGCTATTGAAGATCATTTTGATCATTTAGATTATTTAGAAGAAAAGTTAGCTAAACAGGGCAAAAAAGATAAGGCTAAACAAATCAAAAAAATTGCTGATTTAGGCAATTTTATTTTTATCCGTCAAAAAGGGCCTTATGGCAACGGTACGCCGGCTTTGTGTGCTGAACCACTGGTCAAAAATGAGCCTTTTATTTATATCTGGGGTGATGAATTTATTCACGCTAACCCACCCCGAGTCAAACAAATGCTTGAAGTTTATAAAAAATATAAATGCTCGGTTATTTCTGCCATTAAGGTGGCTAAAAAAGAGGTTTCCCGCTACGGCGTTGCCAAAGTCAAACATATAGAAAAAAATATTCATCAAATAAATGAAATCGTGGAAAAACCGCCTCTTGATAAAGCTCCCTCAAGATTAGCTACTCACGGAGCCTATTTATTGACTCCAACTATATTTAAATTTTTAAAAAAACAAAAAATAGGTCAAGGAGGAGAACTTTGGCTAGTAGACGCTATTAATAAGCTAGCTCAACAAGAAAAAGTTCTGGCTTGTCTTATCAAAAAAGGCCGGTACTACGACATTGGCAATAAACTCGGTTATATTAAAGCTAATATTGAATTTGGTTTGAAACATCCGGAAATTAAAAAAGATTTAAAAAAATACTTAAAAAATATAAAAAGCAATGATTAG